DNA from Mucilaginibacter mallensis:
TTGCGGAGGGACGAAGCAATCCCCGACTGTGCAGAGCGGACATACAAGCTGGTTACCTATCGCATGGTATCGCTTTTCGCTAAGAAGTTACTTTTTGTCTTGATACAAAAAGTAACCAAAAAAATCAAGACAACAAGGATGCTTCCCTCGCTCCCTGCCGGTTCTTCACGCTTTTTTCGCTGTTCGGTACTTCGTACCTTCACATCACCCAAAAAGCTAAACCGGCATTCCCGCCTCCACGCTGGCCCGCCCTTGTTGTCGGGGTCCACGCTTTTTTTAAATGCGCACTTATTTAAAAATGTCATTGCGAGGAGGAACGACGAAGCAACCTCTTCGCGTTTAATATATGCATGCGATGAGGTTGCCACGTTAGCGCTCGCAATGACAAAATGGAGATTAGTACTTTATCTTCCTCGTCAGTAGAACAGCTTCGGGTGAAATCAGGCAAAACGATGGTGGCCTTGTGCGTAATGGCAGGGCATAGCAGATTTTTACAGAAGGGCAAAGGCAAAGCGCGTAGCGACAGCAGGGTAAAAATATAGCAGCCCAGGTTTTGCCTGGTTTGCAGGGCAGTGGCCTTGTGCGGCAAAGAAGCATTTCTGCTGACTTGATTTATTCATCTGTTATTTGTTTTTCAATGGTATTCATGAGCTCCCTCCGGTCGGTTTTTGTTTCTTTTGTATCAAGACAATACGGCGAAGCCCTCTTGAGCACCTTAAAAAACAAACAACTTGCGAAAAACAAATAGGCCTTAGCGGCTATGAGCGATACCAAGCGACTCAATAGATAAGCAAAAGGCTCTGTATAGCCTAAAGATTGCTTCGTTCCTCGCAATGACGCATGATTTTTAGCTCTTCATTTTTTTAAGAAGATTCTCCACCACTCTCGGAAAATGCTGATGCTCCAACTGCTGACCTTTAAATTTGATCATCTCCAGCGTGTCATCCGGGTCGATGCGGAACTTGGATTGGTGGATGATCTCGCCTTCGTCAAATTCAGCATTTACAAAATGTATGGTAATGCCTGATTCTTCTTCCTTATTGGCCAGGATGGCTTTATGCACATGATCGCCATACATGCCTGCGCCACCATATTTGGGCAGCAGGGCAGGGTGCAGGTTAATAATGCGGTTAGGGAATGCTTTTAACAGCGGTACGGGTACCAGCCACAGGAAGCCTGCAAGCACAATGAGATCAACCTGCAGATTTTTCAGCAGTTTAATTACATCATCGGTTTGGTAAAACTCATGGCGGGTGAATATATGCGAGGGTACCTCAAAATTATCGGCACGCTGCAATACATAGGCCTGCGGGTTATTGGTAAGTATAAGCACAACTTCCGCTTCGGAACTGCGCTTAAAATGCTCCATAATCTTTTGGGCGTTTGATCCGGAACCTGAAGCAAAAATGGCTATTCTTTTTTTCAAAATGACAGATCAATATTTATATCCATCCAAATATAAAATTTTCATCCTAAATATCCCTAGTTACAAACCAGTTTGTTTTTAATTGCTCGCTTTTATTTTCTGGCGTACAAAACCATACTGGTAAATCTTTATTCTTGTAGTTGGTGAAGGGTATACCGATATATCACCAGTTTGCAATACCATGGAGTATTGACCAAGGTTTACTATTTTACAGTAGGTAAATGGTTTAACTGTGGTGGTATCACCGGCTTGTTTAAAACTAAGGTTAGTCATTAAATAAAGCGCATCGCTTGATAATGACCAGCTTCCTGTCGAAGATTGATCAACACAACCATAATTAGTATAACTGCAGCTGTTGTTATTGGTGAAAGTAAATAACTGTGTGGTATCGCAGGTAGTATTTAGTGTATCGGTTGGTAACTGGTTGCTGCCAAGGTAGTTAAATTGAACCTCTGATGCCAGTTGCCAGGTGCCGTTTGTAAAAAGTGTTTGTATTGATGAGATCTGGGAATCCTTTTTGCAGGAATTTATACCCATGCTGATAATGATCAGGAGCGGTAGGAATAGAAAG
Protein-coding regions in this window:
- the purN gene encoding phosphoribosylglycinamide formyltransferase, with the protein product MKKRIAIFASGSGSNAQKIMEHFKRSSEAEVVLILTNNPQAYVLQRADNFEVPSHIFTRHEFYQTDDVIKLLKNLQVDLIVLAGFLWLVPVPLLKAFPNRIINLHPALLPKYGGAGMYGDHVHKAILANKEEESGITIHFVNAEFDEGEIIHQSKFRIDPDDTLEMIKFKGQQLEHQHFPRVVENLLKKMKS